CTCCTGCAGGCCCTCGCGTCCGTGTTCGCCGTAGCCGGCCTGGATGACGGCGTCGTAGTGGCCCTCGTAGGCGCGGACCGCCTCCTGCACGGCGACGGCCGCGAGGAAGGATTCGTGGTTGCCCTCGACGGATTCGGCGCCGAATTCCGGGGTGATCCCGACGATCTCGGTTCCGGGTGCGGCGACGGACCGGGCCGAGGCCGCGATCGTGTCGGTCATGGAGCGGGTGGTGTTGACGTTCGCGACAAGGATGCGCATGGGATCTCCTCAGTGCAGGGGTGGGACGGCGATCGCCTCGCCGTCGACGTCGTGGTAGTCCTTGTGGTGGTCGGCGATGATCCAGAAGATGGCCGCGGCGAGGATCGCCCCGATGAACCAGGAGAAGCCCGCGATGCCCTCGAAGAACGGCACGAGGGCGACGATCAGGGCGACGGCGGCGGCGGGGGCGCCGGCGGCGACGGCCTTGAGGTTCGTGCCGCGGGTGTAGGCGTACTCGCCCTTCGGGTCCTGCGAGTACAGGTCGGGCACGTTGATCCTGCCCCGGCGCACGACCCAGTAGTCGACGATGATCACGCCGAAGATCGGCCCGAGCAGGGCGCCGAGCCCGCCGAGGAAGTACTCGATGACCGCCGGGCTGTTGTACAGGTTCCACGGCAGGATGATCAGCCCGATGATCGCGGTGATGATGGCGGCCCGTTTGAAGTTCAGGTGCTTCGGGAAGAAGTTGGCGAACATGTAGATGGGGGCCACGAAGTTCGCCATGAGGTTGACCGCGATCGTCAGGATGATGAGCGCGAGCGAGGCGAGGGCGAGCAGGAGCGTGTTCGGGATCTGCTCGACCACGTCGCTCGGCGACTCGATGAAGGTGCCGTCGACACTGAGGCTGAACTCGCTGGCGGAGAGCGCCACGACGATGACGGCGAAGAACATCATGTTGATCGGGATGCCGAAGAAGTTCCCCTTGAGCACGGCCTTCTGGTGGGGGGCGCCGCGGGTGAAGTCGCAGAAGTTGAGCACGAACGTGCCGTAGATGACGACCCACAGGGCCGCGGCCTTGCCGATGTCGAGCCACATCGCCCCGCCGGTGGGCGCGGGATCGCCGGCGGCCGTGAGCGCCGGGCTCCAGTCGATCGTGATGCCCGCGCTCAGTGCCTTGGTGAACACCCAGATCGCCAGGGCGAGGAACGTGACGAGGATGATCGGCCCGGCGAAGGCCTCGTACTTGCGGATCATCTCCATCCCGCGGATGACGATGAGGACCTGGAGGATCCACAGTGCGACGAATGCGATCCAGCCGAGGGGGGACAGCCCGAGGAAGGTGCTCTCGTCGAGCTTCGCGGCCGGCTCGTACAGCGCGATGATGAGCACCTTGAGCACGACCGCGGCGAGGTAGGTCTGGATGCCGAACCAGGCGATGGCGACGACGCCGCGGACGGCCGCGGGCACCTTGGCGCCGACGACTCCGAAGGAGATGCGGCTCATGACGGGGAACGGAACGCCCGTGCGCTCGCCCATGATGCCGGAGATCGACAGGAGCACGAAGAGCAGCGCCGAGGCGATGAGGAAGGCGAGCAGGATCTGCCAGCCGCCGAGGCCGAGGGCGAACAGGCCGATCGCGAAGGTGTAGTTGCCGAGGGAGTGGGCGTCGTTGGCCCACAGGGTGAAGATCGAGTACGCGTGCCAGGTGCGGCCCGAGCGGGTGGTCGGGGCGAGATCGCGGTTGTAGAGGGCCGGGCTCGTGCCCGCGGGGGCCGGATGGGAGGGCTGCGGGTCGTGGGGGGCGCGCTGCTGCTCCGGTGCGCCCGTGCCCCAGGGCTCCGGACCGGCATGGTGGCGCGGCGGGCCGGTGCTCACGTCGATGCCGGGATGGGTGCGATCACTCGGCGCGCTCTCGCCTGGGCCACCTGGGCCGTCGGCGCCGGCTGGGCCGGCTGCGCGTGCTGAGCCCTGCCCGCGGTCGTTGTCGTCGCGCATGTCTGGTCTCCTCATCGAGCTGAATGTCGACCCCGGTCTCCTGCGCGGTCGCGCTCCGGGCCGGGGAGCCTTCCGGATGGTCCACGGCGGGTCACCGCTCGGTGGTCGGTGCCCGGGAGCGGTGGTTCCGTACCGCGTCGGCTCCATCTGGTCCCATGCAGGTTCCATGTTGCGGAAGGTCAGTTCTGCATAATGAAACTGTAACGAGCCGGGCGGGGGTGGTCAACCCTTCCGGGAGTGAGGTGGGTGACCTCTCGGAAGTCGTCCCGACGTCTTCCCACGGCCCTCGGGATCGGCTATGCTATTTCAGATAGCGAAAGTAAAACTCCACCTTGCGACAGATTGGACAGGCCAATGGCGGCGATTCCTAGCCCGAGCTACGCGATCACCCTCCGTCTGGAGGCGCCGACGGGGCCCCGGACGACGACGAACCTCGTCGCGGCCGTGGGTGCCACCGGAGCGGCGGTGACCGCCGTGGACGTCGTCGAGTCGACGGACACGCAGATGGTCGTGGACATCTCGGCGAACGCCCGCGACGACGCCCACGTCGGCGAGATGCGCGTCGCGCTCGAGGCGATCGACGGCGTGACGGTCCGGCACGTATCGGATGCGACCTTCCTCATGCACCTGGGCGGCAAGCTCGAGGTGCGCCCCAAGGTGAATCTGCGCCACCGCGAGGACCTCTCCCGTGCGTACACTCCAGGGGTGGCCCGGGTGAGCCTGGCGATCGC
The window above is part of the Pseudactinotalea sp. HY158 genome. Proteins encoded here:
- a CDS encoding NCS1 family nucleobase:cation symporter-1, producing MRDDNDRGQGSARAAGPAGADGPGGPGESAPSDRTHPGIDVSTGPPRHHAGPEPWGTGAPEQQRAPHDPQPSHPAPAGTSPALYNRDLAPTTRSGRTWHAYSIFTLWANDAHSLGNYTFAIGLFALGLGGWQILLAFLIASALLFVLLSISGIMGERTGVPFPVMSRISFGVVGAKVPAAVRGVVAIAWFGIQTYLAAVVLKVLIIALYEPAAKLDESTFLGLSPLGWIAFVALWILQVLIVIRGMEMIRKYEAFAGPIILVTFLALAIWVFTKALSAGITIDWSPALTAAGDPAPTGGAMWLDIGKAAALWVVIYGTFVLNFCDFTRGAPHQKAVLKGNFFGIPINMMFFAVIVVALSASEFSLSVDGTFIESPSDVVEQIPNTLLLALASLALIILTIAVNLMANFVAPIYMFANFFPKHLNFKRAAIITAIIGLIILPWNLYNSPAVIEYFLGGLGALLGPIFGVIIVDYWVVRRGRINVPDLYSQDPKGEYAYTRGTNLKAVAAGAPAAAVALIVALVPFFEGIAGFSWFIGAILAAAIFWIIADHHKDYHDVDGEAIAVPPLH